Proteins encoded by one window of Lathyrus oleraceus cultivar Zhongwan6 chromosome 1, CAAS_Psat_ZW6_1.0, whole genome shotgun sequence:
- the LOC127078295 gene encoding probable serine/threonine-protein kinase PBL23 codes for MNCFSCCNSGAETSSYKKERSKYVSKGRRTFKSLAAAMSLKSGSSRQRQITAEILKYGTAQNDVKVLTYEEVADATNNFSSDSLIGEGGFGNVYKGYLKSIEQTVAVKKLNRDGDQGTREFFAEVLMLSMVKHPNLVRLVGYCVEDDQRILVYEHMANGSLENHLLDIGDKEPLDWQTRMKIADGAARGLEYLHNSADPPIIFRDFKSSNILLDENFNPKLSDFGLAKIAPIEGEGLVSTRVMGTYGYCAPEYAATGKLSSKSDIYSFGVVFLEIISGRRVIDTARSAEEQNLIDWAQPLFKDRTKFTLMADPLLKGQFPVKGLFQALAVAAMCLQEEADTRPYMDDVITALTHLAVHKTDEKDIAGESLKSAGHVESFRAANSLGSERA; via the exons ATGAATTGCTTTTCATGCTGCAATTCAGGTGCTGAAACATCATCTTATAAAAAAGAACGTTCCAAATATGTTTCCAAAGGACGGAGAACATTCAAATCATTAGCAGCTGCTATGTCACTCAAATCAG GTAGTAGCAGACAGAGACAAATTACAGCGGAGATATTAAAATATGGAACCGCGCAAAATGATGTTAAAGTACTAACGTATGAAGAAGTCGCTGATGCGACAAACAACTTCAGTTCGGATTCTCTTATCGGAGAAGGTGGATTTGGGAATGTTTATAAAGGATACTTAAAGAGCATTGAACAG ACGGTAGCTGTGAAGAAATTGAATAGGGATGGGGATCAAGGAACAAGAGAATTTTTCGCCGAAGTTTTGATGTTGAGTATGGTGAAACATCCAAACCTTGTGAGGCTGGTTGGTTATTGCGTAGAAGATGATCAAAGGATTTTGGTTTATGAGCATATGGCTAATGGAAGCTTGGAAAATCACCTTCTAG ATATAGGCGATAAGGAACCGTTGGATTGGCAAACAAGGATGAAAATTGCTGATGGAGCCGCGAGAGGACTTGAGTACCTGCATAATTCTGCAGATCCGCCGATTATTTTCCGCGATTTTAAGTCGTCTAATATACTATTAGATGAAAATTTCAATCCAAAGCTTTCTGATTTCGGTCTTGCTAAGATTGCTCCAATAGAGGGTGAGGGCTTGGTCTCGACTCGGGTTATGGGGACTTATGGTTATTGTGCACCAGAGTATGCTGCTACCGGTAAATTATCCTCAAAATCAGACATCTATAGTTTTGGTGTTGTGTTTTTGGAAATTATCTCGGGTAGACGAGTTATTGACACTGCAAGATCTGCAGAAGAACAAAACTTAATTGATTGG GCACAACCTTTGTTTAAGGACCGAACAAAGTTCACACTAATGGCCGATCCTTTGCTTAAAGGCCAGTTTCCGGTGAAGGGACTATTTCAAGCTCTAGCAGTGGCAGCAATGTGTCTACAAGAAGAAGCCGATACGCGGCCTTATATGGACGATGTCATAACGGCTCTTACGCATCTAGCAGTACACAAGACTGATGAAAAAGACATAGCTGGTGAATCTCTAAAAAGTGCTGGTCATGTTGAATCTTTTAGAGCTGCAAACTCACTTGGATCTGAAAGGGCATAA
- the LOC127113288 gene encoding uncharacterized protein LOC127113288: MAAPVAIGTRGTIGSLVRKEIEYFTKFELDRRGISQKPQQHFVDMEMVSDRTISMSKPSFWFLPTTWKRKKQRNTTSRIPGFSYKILRNDINNFHL; the protein is encoded by the coding sequence ATGGCTGCACCTGTTGCTATAGGCACAAGAGGCACCATTGGATCACTAGTAAGAAAGGAAATTGAATATTTCACTAAATTTGAGTTAGACAGAAGAGGAATTTCACAGAAACCTCAGCAGCACTTCGTCGACATGGAAATGGTTTCTGATAGAACCATTTCCATGTCCAAGCCTAGTTTCTGGTTTTTGCCAACAACATGGAAGAGGAAGAAGCAAAGAAACACAACAAGTAGAATTCCTGGTTTCAGCTACAAGATCCTCAGGAATGATATCAACAACTTTCACCTCTAG